The genomic window ttctgagtaagcatgtataACATTGGTAGGGGACCCACCTACTTAGACCCACCAGGCCATTTGGGCCAAACCATGCCTACCTTTCCTGTGGCTGATGTCATGTATGATGGGTGCAGGAAAATTCAAGCTTTTAAATCTAAAGGGGTTGGATCTAGAGAGATCATTGAAGAGTGTGAGAGGAAGGTGCTTTTCCTGCCATTTCTAGTCCTTAGaaacactcaaaaatgttgctttaGGGAAGTTGATAGAAGCACCATCACAGAAGATTCCTTGGCCCAATTTTCTGCTATCTCCCTCTTCCTCGTCAGCCCTTTATGCCATAACCTGTCTCATTCAGCAGGGTCCCCTTAAACTCAGGTGAGCCTTTTTGAGGGCCTGGGGCACGCCTGGGAAAAGATGGGACAGGGATTCACTTTCCATCCACCCCTTTCTGTGAGTAGATCTCTGCATACAGCCCAGTACATTATTGGTTATCTTAAGTTATAATATATTTTGTTTACCAAGGGTTGTGTTATATTGTGCTTTCATATTCTCTTCTTTAAAGGTCAATTCTGGTATTTCTTTAATTTTTCCATTTCTTATAAGCTCATTTATTAATAATAACCTCTTGAATAAGACTCTGTAGTACTCCATACAAATTCAGGCCCTGACAGTTCAAGAAGCCaaatttgaaaatattttcaaTTTGTACCTGGGTCAATGAGGTTCTTTATTTCATAGCTACATCTACTTTTTGGAAAcctgaagtttttttaatgtagtgAAATTTGTAATCCAAGAGGTATTACACTTGTATCACATGGGCTATAAGAAGCACCGCAGTTATGCATTAAGTAGGTGAAGAGTGAAGAAGAGTATTAGCTTTTGCTTGTGGTATCCATCCTTAGTTTGACATAGATGTACCTTTGTACACCAACCTGTTCCCTTATACTCTATAAACCGCCATGCATACTAATGGTGCTGTGTAattaagaataaataataataaaagattgGATCCAGAATCTCATGAATGGAATTCTTCTAATGAGACCCTATTCCCAGAGGAAGGGATAAGGGAATTTTAACTGATTCTTTCTTCTCCTTTACTTCTCAAAAAGCTGTCCTATAGAGTTAGGCGAAACCCCCAGGACAGATttaagggagaggaggaggaggggatgtTCTGTTGCAGAGCTCGAtgtccttgtgctgatgggataCCTCCCgctgtttatatatataaaagaacatTCCAGTTAAGCAAGGACAATGTGCATGTTCATTCTGTGTTTAATTAGAAATTGTATATGTAGATTCTAGTTCTGGACTGTTTCCCAAATCCAGTGTATGATATGTCACTGGAGATGTGAAGACCTGGAAAAATTGGGGGAGAAATGGTTCCTCCTCATTTGTTTGGGCATCTTTTCGGGTCTTTACATCACTATTCTATTCATACTGTGTGTCGAGTACAATTGAGGTGATTGATGCTGGCAACTTTGACTATGCCAGTCACCTGTTCTAAATGTAGctgaatatgcatttttatttatctgGATTCTCCCCTGTGTTAGCTATACTTGAAATGGAGGAATCAGCGGGCATGGAGAAAGGTAATCTTGCTTGGGCACCTTGATTTAAAGCTATAATTTTGTAGTAAGTATTTTCTCTGTTTGATCAAAAAGGATCTAGTTTGTACATGCAACATAATTTTTCAGATTATAGCTACAGCAAAAATGTCGAGTTTCTTGCTCAGTCTTCTGAAATCTGGCTTCTGATTTTTAATTTTAACacagttttttcttcttttattagaTGGTGGCGAGGATACAGTGAGAAATAAATCTCACTCTACTAAAAGAGGCTTATCCGAAGAAGTAGAAGATGAAATTCCAAGGAAAAAGTCTAAGAAGGATAAGAAACACAAagataagaaaaagaagaagaaaaggaagaaggagaaaagggagaaaaagtATAAAAAGCAACCCAAGGAATCAAAACTAAATGAGCAGCATAAAGAATGTGGAGATACGCAGTCCATTTCTCATTCAAAATCAGAAAGTTCGAGCTCCATACCAAGTGCAGAAGATGTAGATCTACAGCCTGTATCTTCTTCGAAACAGACTTCTGGGTGGCTTCTGGAAAAAACTGTATGTGAAAACCTTAATTTAGCCACGTCAAATTCACATAATGCAAATAATTCAGTTAACAGCAAACTGGATACAACTAGAGATTCTGCTTTAGCCAATATTCAAGAACTCAGTGAAGTCAAGCTTACAAATGAGAGAGAATTGGAAAATAACACCTACCAACCTACCAACGTAGCTTTGAATTTGTGCATAGGGAATGAATCTTTAAATATTGCTGATGTTGAAGGTAGAGTGGCTAACATAAAAGAATATGAACAGCCCGAAGCTAGTTTGACATTGGAGGCTATGGAAGAAACAAGTGCTCCTGAAAGCAGTCCAAAGTCTGTAGCAGTACAACTGGAATATTTGGAAACAAGTTCAACATCTGACACAAtggaggtaaaagatttggactCTGTCTCAGAATCTTTCAATCCTGAAATCTTGAAACAAGCAGTAGCAACTTCATTTGAAACTGCTGGCTGTAATTTCGCCAACCTtccatcagaggcagctgcagaaGCCAAAGATTCAGTGACAACTCTGGGGTTTTTGGCTATGGTTGTAGGAAAAGATTTTGAAGCCACTTCAGAATTTTTGAATACAGCAAAAGTGAAAGCTTCTGAAATAAGCCCCGATCAGGCTACCTTTATGGATATGAAAGAGGATTTACTACATGACTCTGAGAGCATCGTCACAGTGAAAGATCTGCAACTGAGTCAACAGTTTGAATCAACAGCAGCGTTGAAAGACTTGGAAGCAGCTTCAGAATCTCTGCATACAATCTCTGAAAAATATTTTGAACCAGCTCTAGTAACTAGACTGAAGCATCATCGAgaagaattaaaaataattacagaGTTGGATGCCCAGAAATGCCCAGCAGCAACCCCTGATGTTGAGACAAGGGCAGGGGTGAAAGAATTAGGAGCAGCTCAAGCTTCGCCAGTCAAGACAACGTTGAATGATGCAGAAAAACATCAAATACTTTTGCAAACTGTAGCAGATGCAAAAGATGCACCAGAATTAGAGGACATGAAAAGCACAGATTCAACTTTAAAAGTGAGGACTATGGAagttggggagatggacatgagaTGCTTAAAAGCAAAATCTAAACATACAACGGAAATGGAAAAGTGGATTGCTGTGCCAGAACCTCTTAGAATGAAGGGTGTGAAGAATCTAGATACTTCTCCAGAATTTGAGGGAGATAGGCAAGTGAATTATTTGGGAACTCCCCTAGAAGCGGTGGTAGGGAAGAGAGGAGAGTCAGGAATTACTGAAGATTCTAAGGCAGTGATTGATGTACAAGTTCCTGAAAGCATTTCACAATCTAAAACTGTTCTAAATATTAATAATTTAGAAATGGCTCCAGggatagtaaaaacacaatatctGGAAGCTTCAAAATATGTGGATGTAAGAGAAAGTAATACTGTGGGGAATGTAAAGGATTTTGGAAAAGTTCCAGAATCATTAATGACTGTGAAAAATTTGGACAGCATTTCAGAATCTCAGTACccaaaagaaatgaaaagtgCAAAAGACGTTTTGCAACTTGATGCAGTAACTCAGAGAAAAGATTTAGAAACTAGTCTAGAGACAGAAGAAGAGcaagaggggagagagatggaTGCTACTTCAGATTCACTGCATATGATATTTACAAATTATTCAgaacagagcctagaacttgatACAGAATCTGAAATTATGATGAAGTTGAAGAGTTCAGAAAATGTTCCTGAGTCACTGCACATGGTGGATGCAAACAAATTTGAAGCACTACAAACTGGGGAAATCCAAGGCATTAAAACTGTAGATCCTGAAACAATAGTTGAGTTGAATGATTTACGTAAAAAATTAAAACCACTGGACAGAGAGGTGAAAAATATGGAAGTAACTTCAGTGCCACCTGGAAAGTATTCTGAGATTCCTGTAGCATCTGAAACTGTGGCCAAAAGCAAAAGCACTGAAACTGAATCTCATCCTGTGCCCCGAATACAGGAGAAGCCTTCTGATGCTATAGCGCATGTGGAGAAAAATCAGAATGGTGCTGAGGCAGCTGATTTGAAAACTTTACCAAGATATCAGAAAGTAACTAAAGAAGTATCTGTAGGAATATCTGGCAATAAGCTGCATGCTGAGAGTGAAGGCTCATTACTCATTTCAAAATCTCTGCAAGAAATGGATATAGTAAGTTCAGAAGGAATTCCAGAACTGGAGGATGTAGCAGTGATGCAAGAATTAAAAGAAACAACTGTGGTGGATGTGAGCAGTCCTAAAGAACCCTTAGCATTGAAGAATTTGCCATCAATTCCTGATTCTCATGCAGAACAAAATCTAGAACAACTCCAGTATGTGAAGACAAAAATCAGGGGAGTTGGTTTGGATTCTCTGTATTCTTTGGAAGTTAAATATGAAGGAACAAGTCCAGAGTTTCTGTTTTCAGATGAATTAACTAGTcaggaagagaagcagaaattGGAAGAAAGGACAGAATCAAGAGGATTTACAGCTCCAGAATCTCTCTGTGTATCAGAGAAAGAGAAGATTATAGTTCTAGAATCTGACGAGATTAACAAAGTAATAGATTTGGAACACAGTCCAGAATCTATGAATGTGACAGAAACATTTTCAAAGACCACCCTGACACCTTTCTATTTGATTCAAGCAAAAGATTCAAAAACAGCGTCAGAATCTACAATCATAGACCTAGAAGCTGATTTAGAATCTACTGTTCAAGCAGGTGTAGAAATTGCAAATGATCCTCCAAAACGTGAATTGTTGGTAGGATCAGAAATTTTGGAAATTGCTTCAGAAAGTCCCCACCATATTGAAATGTCACAGTGCACACCAGTATTGCAAGTGTCAGATGCAGAACCCAGAGGTGAAGCACTGGCAGGTACAGATTTGGAAGCAGATTCAGAAACTATATGTGTGATTGATACTGAAGAATTTGAAGTAAAAAAACCAGAAATGGCTCTAGCAACTTTATTTGCCCCAGATGCGTTAGATATAAAAGCAACTCCCAGCTTTCTCCATGGAACTGACGATAAAGGATTAAAAGCGGCTAAAACAATTGAAATGGTGGTGGATATAGAAAAATTGAAGGCATCCTCTGAATCTGTGCATGTATTGAAAGATACATTTGAACCCATTCGCATAACGGGTGTGAAAGATTTAGAAACCAGTCAGAAGGTAGAAACAAATCTAGCATTTTTGGACAAAAACGAGATGAATAATGTGCTCACATCTACTCCCAAAGCTGATGTGACTGGTTCAGAAACCTTTGAAAGACGTAAACCAGTTTTGGGTGCACATATTTCAGAAGGCACGTTGACAACTGCAGATAAAGCAGAACAGAAGGATTTTGGAGTTCTAAAACCAGACACAAAATTGGCagtaaaatattctgaatcaattTCTAAATCTGCAACTGTTTCAGAAAGAAAGGATAGTGACAAAATTCAGTCTGAGTTAATGTTGGATGTCATAGATTTGGGAGCAAGCTCCAGTACTTTAGATACAAGAGGGATGAAAAATTCAGAAGCAGCTATGCAGTTTGAAACAACTTCTAAACTCTGTGTGCCACAGGTGAGGGATTCAGATGGTGTTGTAGAATCCATATCCATACCTGAAGCAGAAACCAAAGATTTAGGAAATGCTCTAAATTATGAAACAGTATTGGAAATAAAAAATTCAGTAGCTACTGCATCACAGCTAAGTACACCAGAATTGAAGTCTTCAGAATCAGTCTCTGTATTAAAACTAGTTGACTCTACAGGAACCCGAGAACTGGAAATTACTCCAAGAAATCTAGGTACAACAAATTCAGATTCTTCTGGTACAATTAAAGGGACAGAAGTACTGGAAATAATAGACTCTCAGAAACATAGCAAAGCAGAAAATACtttggaaataaaatatttagaaTCGGCTTCAGAAACAGAATATGCCCTTGAGACACATCAGTACAAAGCAGCTCCAGAATCTGAAAGTGTGATGGAAGAGAAACTTTCAGAAACAACTTCAGCAGTTGTAGGTTTGGTCAGTAAGGAAGATTTAGAAACTATTGCAAAATCTAAACTTCCTCCAGAAAAAACCTACTTAGAAACTCCTCCACAATCCCTGTGTACTGTGGAGGCACGTGATTTGGAAGGAAGTGGCACATGTAAAGAAGTGCCACATGTTTCAAAAACTACCCCCCAATTTTCAAGTATTGTGGAAGAAAAAAGTTCAGGAGCCACAATATCATCTCTGGCTACAGAAACAGCAAATGATTCAGAAAAACAACTAGAATTACAAATGCGTTTTGATGAAACATGTTCAAGAACAGCTTTAGAACGTACAGAAAACGACTCTAAACCTATTGTAGAAATAGCATCTATTGTGGATGGCAAGAGTTCTGAGGCAAATGCAGGGCTTATGAATATAGTAGAGTTGAAGGACACTGAATCCTTATTAAAATCTAAGATTGCTCCAGAATCAGTACACTCAAAAGAACCAGAAGATTTTGAAGCAACCACTAAATGCGATTCTATAGGGAAAGTAAAAGATCTGCAAGTTGCCCAAACGGCAATGGGAAAAGAGAAGCAAATGGATTTTGAAGGAATTTCAAAATCTGCGTTAGCTTTGGGGACTCAGGATTTGGAAAGAAATTCAACTCCTATTTTGTTGTCAGAAAAAAAGATCCCTGAAGCGTCTTTAGAATCTGCCCATGCTCTTAGTACAAAAGATTCGGTACCAGCTCCTATGACTGCAGA from Podarcis raffonei isolate rPodRaf1 chromosome 4, rPodRaf1.pri, whole genome shotgun sequence includes these protein-coding regions:
- the SON gene encoding protein SON isoform X2, whose product is MATSIEQIFRSFVVSKFREIQEQQFGSAKLGSQHNGEINSSEQVNSSDDTISSIGNLQNDPLVQKIEQVLSEVLGAESQYKPDGGEDTVRNKSHSTKRGLSEEVEDEIPRKKSKKDKKHKDKKKKKKRKKEKREKKYKKQPKESKLNEQHKECGDTQSISHSKSESSSSIPSAEDVDLQPVSSSKQTSGWLLEKTVCENLNLATSNSHNANNSVNSKLDTTRDSALANIQELSEVKLTNERELENNTYQPTNVALNLCIGNESLNIADVEGRVANIKEYEQPEASLTLEAMEETSAPESSPKSVAVQLEYLETSSTSDTMEVKDLDSVSESFNPEILKQAVATSFETAGCNFANLPSEAAAEAKDSVTTLGFLAMVVGKDFEATSEFLNTAKVKASEISPDQATFMDMKEDLLHDSESIVTVKDLQLSQQFESTAALKDLEAASESLHTISEKYFEPALVTRLKHHREELKIITELDAQKCPAATPDVETRAGVKELGAAQASPVKTTLNDAEKHQILLQTVADAKDAPELEDMKSTDSTLKVRTMEVGEMDMRCLKAKSKHTTEMEKWIAVPEPLRMKGVKNLDTSPEFEGDRQVNYLGTPLEAVVGKRGESGITEDSKAVIDVQVPESISQSKTVLNINNLEMAPGIVKTQYLEASKYVDVRESNTVGNVKDFGKVPESLMTVKNLDSISESQYPKEMKSAKDVLQLDAVTQRKDLETSLETEEEQEGREMDATSDSLHMIFTNYSEQSLELDTESEIMMKLKSSENVPESLHMVDANKFEALQTGEIQGIKTVDPETIVELNDLRKKLKPLDREVKNMEVTSVPPGKYSEIPVASETVAKSKSTETESHPVPRIQEKPSDAIAHVEKNQNGAEAADLKTLPRYQKVTKEVSVGISGNKLHAESEGSLLISKSLQEMDIVSSEGIPELEDVAVMQELKETTVVDVSSPKEPLALKNLPSIPDSHAEQNLEQLQYVKTKIRGVGLDSLYSLEVKYEGTSPEFLFSDELTSQEEKQKLEERTESRGFTAPESLCVSEKEKIIVLESDEINKVIDLEHSPESMNVTETFSKTTLTPFYLIQAKDSKTASESTIIDLEADLESTVQAGVEIANDPPKRELLVGSEILEIASESPHHIEMSQCTPVLQVSDAEPRGEALAGTDLEADSETICVIDTEEFEVKKPEMALATLFAPDALDIKATPSFLHGTDDKGLKAAKTIEMVVDIEKLKASSESVHVLKDTFEPIRITGVKDLETSQKVETNLAFLDKNEMNNVLTSTPKADVTGSETFERRKPVLGAHISEGTLTTADKAEQKDFGVLKPDTKLAVKYSESISKSATVSERKDSDKIQSELMLDVIDLGASSSTLDTRGMKNSEAAMQFETTSKLCVPQVRDSDGVVESISIPEAETKDLGNALNYETVLEIKNSVATASQLSTPELKSSESVSVLKLVDSTGTRELEITPRNLGTTNSDSSGTIKGTEVLEIIDSQKHSKAENTLEIKYLESASETEYALETHQYKAAPESESVMEEKLSETTSAVVGLVSKEDLETIAKSKLPPEKTYLETPPQSLCTVEARDLEGSGTCKEVPHVSKTTPQFSSIVEEKSSGATISSLATETANDSEKQLELQMRFDETCSRTALERTENDSKPIVEIASIVDGKSSEANAGLMNIVELKDTESLLKSKIAPESVHSKEPEDFEATTKCDSIGKVKDLQVAQTAMGKEKQMDFEGISKSALALGTQDLERNSTPILLSEKKIPEASLESAHALSTKDSVPAPMTAENIDITEQNSKERCMAEVIDLESTTEQQAKNSEMIPQFTVEVKTSEATSEPLHKPKEKDLDGMKPVSLEEQGLKAAIKSVSAAAENLKSNQQLLKDSEASLEPLQMAKEKELEITLQDSLKDQDSDTTPKSSDIMKEKEENILKDKKSEKVSSKSKDKSKSGKKAKRSRSKSPSKSKKRKKKSRSRSTSRQVASRRARSRSKNDSRSRKKDSTSRHKSRSKSSDKKESKESSVRSRRRRSRTSDRLKSRSKSVDKRETSVRSRRRRSRSSDHHKSRSRSVDRRESVRRRRRLSRSSDNHKSRSRSVDKRDSLIRSGRRQSRSSDRRKSRSRSTDKRDTSVRTRRRRSRSSDRCKSRSKSVDRRESSVRTRRRKSISSDRHKSRSRSADDKRKTSVRSRRRRSRSPDVRKSRSRSVDRREISVRTRRRRSRSSDRKSRSRSNERRESSVRVRRRRSRSSDNRKSRSRSVDKRDTSLRVRRRRSRSSDRKSRSKSVDKRESSLRTRRRKSVSSDRKSRSKSVDKRETSFRGKRRRSRSSDNRKSRSRSVDKRDTSIRAKRRRSRSSDNRKSRSKSAENLETSSRSKRRRSKSADNKCRTKSAEKEDPSLKSRHRKSKSKSKSRSKSPERRKDKDSSDVSGRKRSKSRSKSKSLEKTEGTESVEAPNHTKSPEYHKSKSRSKSLEKTGERDPLRRSRSKGSKSSEPSRRHRTASRSRKNRSRSATRKRSSRSKSDHRSQTRSRSRSRSCSRRWRRTRSRSVSRQRSLSRERRRRSRRNRSRSIDRRRRRSDSRDSYRIPLRLRSRSRTPVRPRCSRSTGRRRSTSISPDHRRSRTSSRSPKRLTDLDKAQLLEIAKANAAAMCAKAGVPLPPSLMPVVTPEKKEEKVAQKSAKETILELTEKCKKIAQSQEDDIIVNKPHVSDEEEEEHPFINHPFKLNEPKPIFFNLTTPTIKPAAPKNQVTLTKEFPVSSGSQHRKKESDSAYGEWVPVEKNKDENKDDVFPNPANLEPVDISSALTERTIAQKRLTENTFDMEAMCLLNRAQERIDAWAQLNSIPGHFTGSTGAQVLSSEQLSNSGPQAWIKKVFTLAPRIGYSWSSHLCGLLLALNESGPNLPCSCLLATVNASPTIHNTAAIEA
- the SON gene encoding protein SON isoform X3, whose product is MATSIEQIFRSFVVSKFREIQEQQFGSAKLGSQHNGEINSSEQVNSSDDTISSIGNLQNDPLVQKIEQVLSEVLGAESQYKPDGGEDTVRNKSHSTKRGLSEEVEDEIPRKKSKKDKKHKDKKKKKKRKKEKREKKYKKQPKESKLNEQHKECGDTQSISHSKSESSSSIPSAEDVDLQPVSSSKQTSGWLLEKTVCENLNLATSNSHNANNSVNSKLDTTRDSALANIQELSEVKLTNERELENNTYQPTNVALNLCIGNESLNIADVEGRVANIKEYEQPEASLTLEAMEETSAPESSPKSVAVQLEYLETSSTSDTMEVKDLDSVSESFNPEILKQAVATSFETAGCNFANLPSEAAAEAKDSVTTLGFLAMVVGKDFEATSEFLNTAKVKASEISPDQATFMDMKEDLLHDSESIVTVKDLQLSQQFESTAALKDLEAASESLHTISEKYFEPALVTRLKHHREELKIITELDAQKCPAATPDVETRAGVKELGAAQASPVKTTLNDAEKHQILLQTVADAKDAPELEDMKSTDSTLKVRTMEVGEMDMRCLKAKSKHTTEMEKWIAVPEPLRMKGVKNLDTSPEFEGDRQVNYLGTPLEAVVGKRGESGITEDSKAVIDVQVPESISQSKTVLNINNLEMAPGIVKTQYLEASKYVDVRESNTVGNVKDFGKVPESLMTVKNLDSISESQYPKEMKSAKDVLQLDAVTQRKDLETSLETEEEQEGREMDATSDSLHMIFTNYSEQSLELDTESEIMMKLKSSENVPESLHMVDANKFEALQTGEIQGIKTVDPETIVELNDLRKKLKPLDREVKNMEVTSVPPGKYSEIPVASETVAKSKSTETESHPVPRIQEKPSDAIAHVEKNQNGAEAADLKTLPRYQKVTKEVSVGISGNKLHAESEGSLLISKSLQEMDIVSSEGIPELEDVAVMQELKETTVVDVSSPKEPLALKNLPSIPDSHAEQNLEQLQYVKTKIRGVGLDSLYSLEVKYEGTSPEFLFSDELTSQEEKQKLEERTESRGFTAPESLCVSEKEKIIVLESDEINKVIDLEHSPESMNVTETFSKTTLTPFYLIQAKDSKTASESTIIDLEADLESTVQAGVEIANDPPKRELLVGSEILEIASESPHHIEMSQCTPVLQVSDAEPRGEALAGTDLEADSETICVIDTEEFEVKKPEMALATLFAPDALDIKATPSFLHGTDDKGLKAAKTIEMVVDIEKLKASSESVHVLKDTFEPIRITGVKDLETSQKVETNLAFLDKNEMNNVLTSTPKADVTGSETFERRKPVLGAHISEGTLTTADKAEQKDFGVLKPDTKLAVKYSESISKSATVSERKDSDKIQSELMLDVIDLGASSSTLDTRGMKNSEAAMQFETTSKLCVPQVRDSDGVVESISIPEAETKDLGNALNYETVLEIKNSVATASQLSTPELKSSESVSVLKLVDSTGTRELEITPRNLGTTNSDSSGTIKGTEVLEIIDSQKHSKAENTLEIKYLESASETEYALETHQYKAAPESESVMEEKLSETTSAVVGLVSKEDLETIAKSKLPPEKTYLETPPQSLCTVEARDLEGSGTCKEVPHVSKTTPQFSSIVEEKSSGATISSLATETANDSEKQLELQMRFDETCSRTALERTENDSKPIVEIASIVDGKSSEANAGLMNIVELKDTESLLKSKIAPESVHSKEPEDFEATTKCDSIGKVKDLQVAQTAMGKEKQMDFEGISKSALALGTQDLERNSTPILLSEKKIPEASLESAHALSTKDSVPAPMTAENIDITEQNSKERCMAEVIDLESTTEQQAKNSEMIPQFTVEVKTSEATSEPLHKPKEKDLDGMKPVSLEEQGLKAAIKSVSAAAENLKSNQQLLKDSEASLEPLQMAKEKELEITLQDSLKDQDSDTTPKSSDIMKEKEENILKDKKSEKVSSKSKDKSKSGKKAKRSRSKSPSKSKKRKKKSRSRSTSRQVASRRARSRSKNDSRSRKKDSTSRHKSRSKSSDKKESKESSVRSRRRRSRTSDRLKSRSKSVDKRETSVRSRRRRSRSSDHHKSRSRSVDRRESVRRRRRLSRSSDNHKSRSRSVDKRDSLIRSGRRQSRSSDRRKSRSRSTDKRDTSVRTRRRRSRSSDRCKSRSKSVDRRESSVRTRRRKSISSDRHKSRSRSADDKRKTSVRSRRRRSRSPDVRKSRSRSVDRREISVRTRRRRSRSSDRKSRSRSNERRESSVRVRRRRSRSSDNRKSRSRSVDKRDTSLRVRRRRSRSSDRKSRSKSVDKRESSLRTRRRKSVSSDRKSRSKSVDKRETSFRGKRRRSRSSDNRKSRSRSVDKRDTSIRAKRRRSRSSDNRKSRSKSAENLETSSRSKRRRSKSADNKCRTKSAEKEDPSLKSRHRKSKSKSKSRSKSPERRKDKDSSDVSGRKRSKSRSKSKSLEKTEGTESVEAPNHTKSPEYHKSKSRSKSLEKTGERDPLRRSRSKGSKSSEPSRRHRTASRSRKNRSRSATRKRSSRSKSDHRSQTRSRSRSRSCSRRWRRTRSRSVSRQRSLSRERRRRSRRNRSRSIDRRRRRSDSRDSYRIPLRLRSRSRTPVRPRCSRSTGRRRSTSISPDHRRSRTSSRSPKRLTDLDKAQLLEIAKANAAAMCAKAGVPLPPSLMPVVTPEKKEEKVAQKSAKETILELTEKCKKIAQSQEDDIIVNKPHVSDEEEEEHPFINHPFKLNEPKPIFFNLTTPTIKPAAPKNQVTLTKEFPVSSGSQHRKKESDSAYGEWVPVEKNKDENKDDVFPNPANLEPVDISSALTERTIAQKRLTENTFDMEAMCLLNRAQERIDAWAQLNSIPGHFTGSTGAQVLSSEQLSNSGPQAWIKKVFTLAPRIGYSWSSHLCGLLLALNESAGAKEESEPWVTLTGVCILCMVALF